A stretch of DNA from Desulfosarcina ovata subsp. ovata:
TATATCAGCATGTCCGTTGTAAAAGCAGCACTGGGCAGTGTTCACGGTGTCGATTTCATAGAACGGAACGTATCTGGTTATTACATCGCCAATGAAATCGAAGGCGTCTACCAAGGGATGATGATCGTTATCGAAAGCGACCATTGGGTCGTTTTTAGAGACATGCCAGAAAGTGATCTGGTTCGGTTGCTTGAAGAATTAGCTGGCAACGTAAAATTATCAAAGTACCAGAAGCATCCTCGAGGTCCCAAAAAGCCCAAACCGAAGCGGGTTGCGATGAAAAACAAGCCACATGTTTCAACCGCGAAAATACTCGCTGAGAGAAAGAAGTCATAGTACTACCTTGAAAGGGCTGGTTCAAAGCACCTGTATATCTGTACAAGATGTGAGCACAAACATTCGTTAACCGCTGGAACGATCATGGAAAACTCAAAAAAGCCGATTCCCTATTGGCTCAAGGCCATGTGGTGGTTCACGACCCATAAAAGCGGCGTGAATGCGGTCAACCTCAAAGAACTGCTGGGCATAATGGTGGCATAATGGGGACATTCTATATTCCTTATGTCAACAGATTTTTTAACCATTTAAAATCAATCAGTTAAAGATCCTCAAAATCAAAAAAGTACTTGGCCAAGAGGCCGTTGCGGATACGCATGCGCAGTCGATGCACCTCTTTTTTCAGCTGTCGCCGAACCGCCAGGAGACTGCGCAGCGCCAGCATATCGGCTTCCGGATTTTCATAGAACAGGCACTTTCCCTGGCTGACCAGGTCGGCGACGTTGGCGCTGTCTTTGGTATCGTTTTTATCCCAGCGGCCATCAAGGAGTTCCCGGTTGTCCTTAACCGCTTTGCCGGCTACCAAGACCACCAGATGGCCTTTCCCGGTCAGCCAATGGGTAAGCGGCTTGTGGTAGTTGCTGGTCGGCTCCAAGCCGAAAACGACATTTTCCATATTGTGCTGGCTCATAAGCGTCTCCACCTGTTCCATGAGTCGCTCGAAGCCGATCAGATCATTGGTAAAGATCAGCCGGCGCCAGAGTGACTTTCCCC
This window harbors:
- a CDS encoding IS110 family transposase — protein: MDDIARFEMFCKLRSQIRGSENQLIVGIDIAKDKHHAFFGTARGKSLWRRLIFTNDLIGFERLMEQVETLMSQHNMENVVFGLEPTSNYHKPLTHWLTGKGHLVVLVAGKAVKDNRELLDGRWDKNDTKDSANVADLVSQGKCLFYENPEADMLALRSLLAVRRQLKKEVHRLRMRIRNGLLAKYFFDFEDL